In Candidatus Accumulibacter cognatus, the genomic window GTCGATGACGGTTTCCACGAGGGATCGCTGCCGTAGCATCGCCTCGTCGAAGGGAGACAGGGCGACGGGCTTCCTGTTTTTCCTGACCTTGGTCACGAAGTCGATGCCGAGATCCTTCAGAAAGGGGGTCAGCCACTGGGCAATATCGCCCTTGTCCGCATACCGCTTGCCAAAGAGCCGCTCGGCAAAGTCGCACAAGGGCTTGCGGTCATCGACATTGCCTGGGGTCAGCTTGACGCCCAGCAGTTCGCCCAAGTGATTGATCACCCAATGGAGTTTGAAACCGAAATACCAGCCGGTCGAACTCTTGCCGCGCGCCGCCATGCCCTGGAACACCCGGTGGCGAGAAATCCGCAAGTTCTTGCAGACAGAGAGAGGAGTCGAATCCGCAATCGACACCCCGGAGCACTTGCCCGTGAGTTCCTCGAACAGGGCGGCCAGGGCGATCGCGCAGCGTGGCAGCAAATCGACACATCGCTGATAGGTGGGTAGTCGGGGAAACTCGCTACGCAGGTATCGGCCAACAGGGTTCAGATAGAAGGATTTAAACTGTCGGTAGCGAATCTGGTGGAATAGCACGACCAGCGTCATCAACTCCGGCACGGATAGGCTGCCTTTCCTCGACCGATGGCGCTTGCCATCGGTCAGCAGCCGGGCGTTGAGTTGAGGTTCGAACGCTTCGTAAAAGTCGTCCATCCGGCAGTCAGTCTCGGTCAGATCGTCCATGATGAGGCCTCCGTGTACGGGGTTGATCAGGTCATGCACTCAATGAATCAAGACAACGTTGACGATCATCCGTTTCTCATCAATGGGTTAGCGCCACATTTTTGGCCTCGTTATCCCGAGCTGACGTTACACTTGTAAGGGGGAGGGGCGATTTGTGAATCGCTGACGCGATTTGCACCCATCAAGGTTGTCTCACACCGCCCGCACAGGCGAGACCGGGAACGGCGACCCATCCGGCGCCTGGTAACCGGCCGCGCCGCGACGGGAACTAGCGACGCTCGTAAATCACGAAATCAAAGGCCGGGATACTCCCGCGAGTGGCCGTGGTCGGCGCCTGGGCGTTGCCGGTGCGACGGGAGATTTCCCGCCACTCGGCAAGCGAAACTTCGGGGAAGAAGCGGTCTCCCGGCGCATTCTCTGCGACTTCGGTCAGGTACAGACGTTTGGCCAGCGGCAGTGCCTGACGATACAGCGCCTCGCCACCCACGATGAAGACCTCGGCGGCGTCGCCTGCCAGAGCAATTGCCTCTGCGAGCGATCGGGCCGGCGTCGCGCCGCTCGGCAGATGATCGGGATTGCCGCTGACGACGATGTTGTGCCGCCCG contains:
- a CDS encoding dihydrofolate reductase, which translates into the protein MRAQAPAAAGRLPILSLIAVVARNRAIGKDQQLLWHLPEDLRNFRETTRGKPVIMGRKTWESLPTAFRPLPGRHNIVVSGNPDHLPSGATPARSLAEAIALAGDAAEVFIVGGEALYRQALPLAKRLYLTEVAENAPGDRFFPEVSLAEWREISRRTGNAQAPTTATRGSIPAFDFVIYERR
- a CDS encoding IS982 family transposase, translated to MDDLTETDCRMDDFYEAFEPQLNARLLTDGKRHRSRKGSLSVPELMTLVVLFHQIRYRQFKSFYLNPVGRYLRSEFPRLPTYQRCVDLLPRCAIALAALFEELTGKCSGVSIADSTPLSVCKNLRISRHRVFQGMAARGKSSTGWYFGFKLHWVINHLGELLGVKLTPGNVDDRKPLCDFAERLFGKRYADKGDIAQWLTPFLKDLGIDFVTKVRKNRKPVALSPFDEAMLRQRSLVETVIDELKNLCQIEHTRPRSPIHFAVNLLAGLIAYGLMPNKPRLPLQDFRRLSPSPKLIPN